A window of the Pseudomonadota bacterium genome harbors these coding sequences:
- a CDS encoding M3 family metallopeptidase, translating to MRIQHLSGVGILLAALAITTACSPSADDARTVGADDGADAMTVDVADDNPFFAPSPLYLLYPPFDAIGNEHYMPAFERGMAEHLEEITAITSQETLPTFDNTIVPLERAGQLLDRVSTVFFSLNSAHTNDGMREIEGEIAPLLSGHTDEIRLNGELFARVRSVYEQREAEDLSPEALRLVEETYADFVRAGAQLSDADKARLREINTEIAEIQTAFRQNVMEEVNELAVVVDSADELAGLTEAQVAAAASDADKRGLEGKFVVPLLNTTQQPTVAQLDNRDLRERMTKISMSRGHRGTQFDNTQELAKVARLRAERAQLLGFDSHAAYALDNQTAKTVDAVNERLAQLITPAVANARAEAADLQAMIDAEGGDFELAAWDWDYYADKVRAERYAFDASQLRPYLELDSVLRNGVFFAAQKVFGLTFEERKDLPVYHETVRVFEVFEEDGSTLGIFIFDPYARASKRGGAWMNAYVSQSHMLGTLPVVANHLNVTRPPEGQPTLLTFDEVVTAFHEFGHALHGLFSNVTFPSFSGTNVPRDFVEYPSQVNEMWAIWPEVLRNYARHYETGEPMPSELLDKVLASSKFNQGYATTEYLAASLIDQALHQLTPEQVPAPEELMAFEAKALADAGADFAPVPPRYRYPYFSHIIGGYSAGYYSYIWSEVLDADTVEWFKENGGMTRENGDRFREALLSRGGSKEAMSLFRDFRGRDPDTQPLLERRGLTAGR from the coding sequence ATGCGAATTCAGCACCTTAGTGGCGTCGGCATCCTGCTGGCGGCGCTCGCGATCACCACGGCGTGCAGCCCCAGCGCAGACGATGCGCGGACGGTCGGCGCCGACGACGGAGCCGATGCGATGACGGTCGATGTTGCCGACGATAACCCCTTCTTTGCCCCCAGCCCGCTCTACCTGCTCTACCCGCCGTTCGATGCGATTGGCAACGAGCACTACATGCCGGCTTTCGAGCGCGGCATGGCGGAGCATCTGGAGGAGATCACCGCCATCACCTCCCAGGAGACCCTGCCCACCTTCGACAACACGATCGTGCCCCTGGAGCGCGCGGGGCAGTTGCTCGACCGCGTGAGCACCGTGTTCTTCTCCCTCAACTCCGCCCACACCAACGACGGCATGCGCGAGATCGAGGGCGAGATCGCGCCGCTCCTGTCGGGGCACACGGACGAGATCCGCCTGAACGGCGAACTCTTCGCCCGCGTGCGCAGCGTGTACGAGCAGCGTGAGGCGGAGGATCTGTCCCCCGAGGCGTTGCGACTGGTCGAGGAAACCTACGCCGACTTCGTGCGCGCCGGCGCCCAGCTCAGCGACGCCGACAAGGCTCGCCTGCGTGAGATCAACACGGAGATCGCCGAGATCCAGACGGCCTTCCGCCAGAACGTCATGGAGGAGGTGAACGAGCTCGCCGTGGTGGTGGACAGCGCTGACGAACTCGCCGGGCTCACCGAGGCGCAGGTGGCAGCTGCGGCCAGCGATGCGGACAAGCGCGGCCTCGAGGGCAAGTTCGTGGTGCCGCTGCTGAACACCACCCAGCAGCCCACGGTGGCCCAGCTCGACAATCGCGACCTGCGCGAGCGCATGACCAAGATCTCCATGTCTCGCGGTCATCGCGGCACGCAGTTCGACAACACGCAAGAGCTGGCCAAGGTGGCACGCCTGCGCGCCGAGCGCGCGCAGCTCCTCGGCTTCGATTCCCATGCGGCCTACGCCTTGGACAACCAAACCGCCAAGACCGTCGACGCTGTCAACGAACGCCTCGCGCAACTGATCACCCCGGCCGTGGCCAATGCGCGCGCCGAGGCCGCCGATCTGCAAGCCATGATCGACGCCGAAGGCGGTGACTTCGAACTCGCCGCCTGGGATTGGGACTACTACGCGGACAAGGTGCGTGCCGAACGCTACGCCTTCGATGCCTCCCAGCTGCGCCCCTACCTCGAGCTCGACAGCGTGTTGCGCAACGGGGTGTTCTTCGCCGCGCAGAAGGTGTTCGGCCTCACCTTCGAGGAGCGTAAGGATCTGCCGGTGTACCACGAGACCGTTCGCGTCTTCGAGGTGTTCGAGGAAGACGGCAGCACCTTAGGCATCTTCATCTTCGATCCCTACGCCCGCGCCAGCAAACGTGGCGGCGCGTGGATGAACGCCTACGTCTCCCAGAGCCACATGCTGGGCACCTTGCCCGTGGTGGCCAACCATCTGAACGTCACCCGCCCGCCTGAAGGGCAGCCCACGCTGCTCACCTTCGACGAGGTGGTCACGGCGTTCCACGAGTTCGGCCACGCACTGCACGGCTTGTTCTCCAACGTCACCTTCCCGAGCTTCTCCGGCACCAATGTGCCGCGCGACTTCGTGGAGTATCCCTCGCAGGTGAACGAGATGTGGGCGATCTGGCCCGAGGTGCTGCGCAACTACGCGCGCCACTACGAGACCGGTGAGCCCATGCCCAGCGAACTGCTCGACAAGGTGCTGGCCTCCTCCAAGTTCAACCAGGGCTACGCGACCACGGAGTACCTGGCCGCCTCGCTCATCGATCAGGCCCTGCACCAGCTCACGCCGGAGCAAGTGCCGGCGCCCGAGGAGCTGATGGCCTTCGAGGCCAAGGCCCTGGCCGATGCCGGTGCGGACTTCGCTCCGGTGCCGCCACGCTACCGCTATCCGTACTTCTCGCACATCATCGGCGGCTATTCCGCCGGCTACTACTCCTACATCTGGTCCGAGGTGCTCGACGCGGACACGGTGGAGTGGTTCAAGGAGAACGGGGGCATGACTCGCGAGAACGGTGATCGCTTCCGCGAGGCCTTGCTCTCGCGCGGGGGATCGAAGGAGGCGATGAGCTTGTTCCGCGATTTCCGCGGTCGCGATCCGGATACGCAGCCGTTGCTCGAACGTCGCGGCCTGACCGCCGGGCGCTGA